The genomic region TCTCCACTTTTGTATTTAGGTGTATCTCTCCGCCATGCTTTTGTATAATTTCTGCGAACTTTTCACTGATTTGTCTATAATTAACAATACCAGCCTGTGGAACACGTATTGCTCCAAGGCCGTTAACATGTGGTTCGATTTCCTTCAATTCATCGACACCAATTTTTTGAATAGCTAATTCATTCTGTAGTCCACGTTGATACAAGTTCTCGAGAAGTGGTAACTCTTCTTGTTTTGTTGCGACAATTACTTTTCCACATATATCATGGTCTATTCCGTAGGTTTGGCAGAATTCAGTCATCGATTTACTTCCTTGACGTGCAAAACGTGCTTTAAAACTACCAGGCTTGTAATATATTCCGGAATGAATAACCCCACTATTATGTCCTGTTTGATGTTCAGCGACAACTGACTCCTTCTCAATAATGACAACTTTCGCATTAGGAAAACGTTTATAAAGTGCCATCCCCGTTGATAAACCTACAATACCTCCACCAACTACTACAAAATCATACATTCTATAAAGCACCCCTTTACCTCTTTTATTCCGCATTTCCGCTAATAATCAGTTCCATATAAGTAATTAAATTATTTTTTGTCCGCAAAATATGATATTCTACTGCTACTCTAACCTCAGCAGGATCCCCTCGTAAAACTGCTTCATAAATCCTTCTGTGTTCCCTTTGTGTTTCGGCATAATAATCAATTAGCAAATTAGGTGCAATTGGGGAAATGCCAAGTGTCTCTACCATTTTTTGAACTCTTGGCCATGGACAGCCTTTTCTCAGTGTTTCATGAAAGTGAGCATTTAGTTGTATATAGAGATCATTGGTCTCGTCTGAAATCTCCAATTTTTCCATTTGGATGAGGATATTACCTAATTGATTTCTATCCTCTTTTGTTAAAAAGGGATGTGATTTTTCAACGGCTAAGCCTTCTAATAAGGATCGAGTGTGATAAATTTCTTCAATATCTTCATGCGTAATCGGTGTCACAATTGCCCCTTTATGTGGAACTAATTTTACTAACCCTTCATTTTGAAGCTGTGTTAGAGCAGCACGAATGGGCATTCGGCTGACATTTAACCTTTCCGCCCATTCTTCTTGAACAAGACGGTCTCCTTTTTTTAATAATCCATTCAGAATTGCTTTTCTTAGATTTTTCGTCACCGATTGTACAATCGTATATTTTTCGATTTTATCAAGTACCAATTGTTCTCCATCCCCCTAAGATTGGATCATCTTTATCAGAATATAACACTTATTCTGAAAATTAACAATAATATTTCAATTAAATTGGATCCAATGTATACTTTTTATTAATGAAAATTTATCGCACTTCAATCCTGCTGCTCCACAAGCTTATAAAATATTCGAAAACCATAATGATATTGGAAATGTACTCAACTTTAAGGCATATTAACAAGGCCTTAATAATGTGGGCAAGAAAGAAATATAAAAGGTTCGCTCGACATAAGAAGAGGTTCCAGTGGTCTACTTGCCGTAACATTTATGTGAAATCCAAACGAGCAGGAGAACGAACTATGGCAAGCATTCAGAGGTTCATCGAGGGAAAACTCCGATTGAAAGTGAATGAAAAGAGGTCGGCGGTAGACCGTCCATGGAAACGAAAGTTTCTTGGTTTCGGCTTCACGTCCTCAAGAGAGCCAAAGATTCGAATTGCAAAAGAAAGTTTAAAGCGAATGAAGAAGAAGGTAAGAGAGATCACTTCAAGAAAGATGCCATATCCTATGGAATATAGGAACGAGAAATTAAATCAATACCTTATAGGGTGGTGTGGATACTTTGCATTGGCGGATACCCAATCAATCTTCGCCGAATTAGATGGTTGGATACGAAGAAGGCTTCGTATGTGCCTATGGAAAAATTGGAAGAAATCAAAGAAAGAGATACGCAACCTTATAAACTTAGGGGTTCCTAAATGGAAAGCCTATGAATGGGGAAATAGCCGAAAACGGGGGGCATTGAACCTCCGAAAACTCGACAGTATCAAGCTTCGCCGTGATACAGTATACTTCCTGATTCTGTCCCTGCTTTTGCAGGATCAGAATCATTCGCTTTATTATAACGGCTTCGGGCATCGAGTCCATGTTGTTCCCTTACTTACGATCTGCTTTTAGCCGCCAAGGGGTGTATAGTGCTTCTTCTCCTTCCTTCGTTCTCCTTATTGTAACAAGCTCGCTTATGACAGCGAAGAAGGGAAGGCGTTCGGGGAGAGAAATCGGCAAAGCCAAGTAGGCTATGTTAGAGTAATCTTGCAAAAAACGCAAGTTATCTCTAACTAAGTCATTAGTCTTTGTCTATCCATCTCTGGAAATCTTGCTTCTTCGTAGGCGAACCCTTCTCCCTATATTGCGAATTGTTCAGGCCCTCCCGCACGGTCTTGATAGCTTTTAACGTCATAAATACTCTACAAATTAAGTAAATAAAGGGACTAAACATAAACATTATTATTTTTCAAGTACTCATTGGCGAAATGGAGGAAATTATGTACAGATGGAGATTTCTCATCTTTCCTCCAAGCTAAAGAAGTTTCAAGGTCTGTTTTGGGGATTAGTTCTCTAAATACTATTTTAGGGTTTGGGTATTGTTTCATTGTTGATTTTGAGACAATCGAGACTCCCATTTCAGCAGCAACACAAGATATAATGCTTGATAATCCAAGTGCCTCCTGTGAGATTTTAGGATTAAACCCTGCTTTGTTACAGATCGACTTCATACGAGTAAAATAGACAGAATTGAGAGAAGAAATAACGAATGATTCTTCTGCTAAATCTTTCACTTGGATTGGTGACGTCTCTTTAGCTAATCGATGTGTCAGTGGTAAAATAACGCCATATGGAGATTGTGTAATGGTTTTAAAGTCTATTAAATCGCTTTCAATTGGTGGGAGTATCCCAATATCAATTTTCTCTTCTTGTAAATCCT from Niallia sp. XMNu-256 harbors:
- a CDS encoding GntR family transcriptional regulator — translated: MVLDKIEKYTIVQSVTKNLRKAILNGLLKKGDRLVQEEWAERLNVSRMPIRAALTQLQNEGLVKLVPHKGAIVTPITHEDIEEIYHTRSLLEGLAVEKSHPFLTKEDRNQLGNILIQMEKLEISDETNDLYIQLNAHFHETLRKGCPWPRVQKMVETLGISPIAPNLLIDYYAETQREHRRIYEAVLRGDPAEVRVAVEYHILRTKNNLITYMELIISGNAE
- a CDS encoding LysR family transcriptional regulator; this encodes MDFRHLKYFITVAEELNFSRAAERLNMSQPPLSRQIKQLEEEIGAELFFRTKQKVELTESGKVLLEYSYSILKEFDKACKDTLKAAEGKHGSILISYAGGTSEVLMQIISMFQKKFPELKFYFRQSLTTNIIEDLQEEKIDIGILPPIESDLIDFKTITQSPYGVILPLTHRLAKETSPIQVKDLAEESFVISSLNSVYFTRMKSICNKAGFNPKISQEALGLSSIISCVAAEMGVSIVSKSTMKQYPNPKIVFRELIPKTDLETSLAWRKDEKSPSVHNFLHFANEYLKNNNVYV